In Microplitis demolitor isolate Queensland-Clemson2020A chromosome 9, iyMicDemo2.1a, whole genome shotgun sequence, one genomic interval encodes:
- the LOC103572835 gene encoding NAD-dependent protein deacetylase Sir2B, whose amino-acid sequence MIYGVLVAGAITLATLSRYSLAQTATLTSLAFFLSSSFTTAVTAAPSYNLGIISDPSINIMETWEQPCGTPLAASLKRPPQRHSVHRALKKVRIQLRVAQNHFRKDLKVVHEIYSKVYKVLKGQYHMSWLPKNQLEWYYNELWCKEKSKKAERGLPQLHDALQRFAITFHLLKNFRLKSNINVEYTMNKRNEIINQMQNEVHRMLCEVETAILNLGLQLPEIHKTEIVTSDSDWATEGDLTLMLIQDWGVLRLYQAFLNDWTRALRNATAIGPGTCDPDAMKPLLYRAKQKNPKKTKRLKPKRLAQVKKKKNENNNNHNIDNNNNNTNINNYNNNNNNNNNNNNNNNNNNNSNSNKNNSNKNHSNKNNNNNNNNNNNNNNNNNNNNNNNNNNNNNNSNRSNHNEGVVVRNNEIIVGGNGEVIHSRRRGVRRRMAKNRRKKNRQ is encoded by the exons attCGCTTGCACAAACAGCCACACTAACGAGTCTTGCATTTTTTCTGAGCTCAAGTTTTACTACAGCAGTCACTGCGGCACCGTCTTACAATCTCGGGATTATTTCCGATCctagtattaatattatggaaaCGTGGGAGCAACCTTGCGGTACACCACTGGCTGCATCTTTAAAACGGCCACCACAAAGACATAGTGTTCATCGGGCATTAAAGAAAGTACGAATACAGCTGCGTGTTGCTCAAAATCATTTTCGGAAAGACCTCAAAGTCGTAcacgaaatttattcaaag gtttATAAAGTATTGAAGGGACAATATCACATGAGCTGGTTGCCAAAGAATCAGCTTGAATGGTATTACAATGAACTTTGGTGCAAagaaaagagtaaaaaagCTGAACGTGGATTGCCACAACTTCACGACGCGCTTCAACGATTTGCCATAACATTTCATTTGTTGAAGAATTTTCGTCTCAAATCAAATATCAATGTCGAGTATACAATGAATAAAAGGAATGAAATCATTAATCAAATGCAAAATGAAGTTCATCGA ATGCTGTGTGAAGTGGAAAcagcaattttaaatttaggaTTACAATTACCAGAAATTCATAAAACAGAAATAGTCACATCAGATTCTGATTGGGCCACAGAAGGTGATCTCACTCTTATGCTCATACAAGACTGGGGTGTCCTACGACTTTACCAAGCATTTCTCAATGATTGGACACGGGCGCTTCGTAATGCGACAGCTATTGGTCCTGGTACTTGTGATCCGGATGCCATGAAACCGCTTTTATATCgagcaaaacaaaaaaatccgaaaaaaacGAAACGATTAAAGCCTAAAAGATTAGCTcaagttaaaaagaaaaaaaatgaaaataataataatcataatattgataataataataacaatactaatattaacaattataataataataataataataataataataataataataataataataataataataatagtaatagtaataaaaataatagtaataaaaatcatagtaataaaaacaataataataataataataataataataataataataataataataataataataataataataataataataataataataataatagtaatagatCTAATCATAATGAAGGTGTTGTGGttagaaataatgaaattatcgTAGGTGGTAATGGCGAAGTTATTCATTCACGTAGACGAGGCGTCAGACGACGAATGGCTAAGaataggagaaaaaaaaatagacaataA